The genomic interval CGGCGTTTGAAAGAACTAAGTGTACAAAgatttcaatattaaatctTACAGTCTCtatgttaaatatataaaaagataaaacataaaaattaacaatcatttttaaaaaaaatatgggaAGCGCTTCTCTTCCATGGCACTTGGGGCATTCATAACATCTAAAAATCCATTTTAATCTCTTCAATTAATAGTTGACCGTTGTGTCCCCTAAATCAGGTGGATAGTTTTTACCATCATCTTTTTCATTAATGACCGCTGTAGGTCGTCCACATCTTCGCGTTCCATATCGAAGTATACTTTCCGACTGCGAGCATCGTCGAGAAGGTTgcgccacatttcaacggaCTGTAACACATTTAAAagttcattaaaatatatgtttttattaatttcaatcTGGATACTGACCTTTAGATCGTCAAAATTACCACAGATGACTAGGCAACGACGCGGTCTAGTCAGTGCCACATTTAGTCGCTGATAGTTTGTGAGGAAGCCGCAGCCGCGTGTCCTTGCATTTGAAATGATGATTACATCCTTTTCCAATCCTTGATACGAGTCCACAGTCTGAGGAGTGAGATTCATGTGACTGGGTATCACCTGGCTAAGGGCGTAACATTGGTTTTGGTACGGCGAAATTAATCCGTAGCTAAATTGCTGGCTGGGCATATGTTTGTCCATTTCTGTCAGAAGTTTGGCTACAAAACGTGCCTCCTCGTCATTGCTAATACTCTTGTTTTGGGCGCCACTGTTGTCTTGGGTGTACTTTAAATTAATCACGCAGTATGGAATGAGCGGTGAGGCGAAACGAGCAGTACACTCGGCGTTTATCAACTGGTCTTCGTAGAAATACTGGTTAGGCCATCGACAGATCTCTGGGTGCATGCGGTATTGCATGCTAAGCTTAAAAAGTTTCGTATGCATCAACTGATTACTTCCCGGCTTATCAAGCTGTGTCTGAAGGCTTCGCTGAATGCGATCAAACATGGAATTAGAAAGGCCAAAATCTATGGCTTTCTTGGACAACACCACAGCCGGAAGTTGTTGTGTGTCGCCAACCAAAACCATATGCGTTAAACCAAATCGCATTGGCAATAGAGTCCAAGGCTCTGTGCACTGTGTGGCCTCATCGACTATGCAAATGTCAAAGAAATCCACATAGTTGGCCAATTTTACACAGGACGAAAGCGTTGTGCAGATGATATTGGCTCTGGCCACACAAATCTGAGAGATCTCAAATTCCTCGCGCTGCGTTAGCGGCGGATTCAATTGGTCGGTTATCAGCTGTAGTTGTCGTTCCTTCTGTTGCAACTGTTGCAAAAGATATGTTGATGTGAGATTCGCCTTCTGCTTCAGCTGTTGAATCTCAGCCTTAAGATCATTATGTTGCTTTTTTAAGATTTCAGTGTTCTCAGGGCTAAGGCGCTGCAACTTCTGATCCTTGGCTTTTTTGAAATGCGCCTCCAGTGAAAATGGACGCGAGTAGGGGCTCATTTTCTCGTGCATTCCAAAACGCAGTAGCTGAAATCGGTCGCGGCTCATCACACGCAAAACTCTGCCTAGCAGCCCAACAATATGATCTACGGCTGTATTAGAATGAGCACAAATCAGGATTTTGCGGTCCAGAGTTTTGGCAGCATTTCCGTACAAGGTCTGCAGACATAGTTCGGAAATAACCTTTGACTTTCCGGTCCCGGGGGGGCCCTGGATCAGTGTGAGACTCGGTTGTAAATCGTCAATGATCCGTTGGTAGATGCGCAAGACAATGTTCTCCTGGTGTTCGTTCATCTTGTGGCACCCCTTAAAGGTAAACGGTTGCTTTGGCAGTGAAACCTCATTGACTGCTTGCGTAGGCTTCAAGATACGCCGACAGAGCGGCGAGCTAGGGAGCTGATGAACGGCACTCAGAGCCCCAAGCTCCACCCGTAAGCTGTCCACTACTGGCCGTGCAGTCAACTGCTTAACGCTTTTCATCATCTCCTCGGATATATCTTGTTTAAGGATCTCAAATGTTAAGTCAAAAACGTTGCCTGAAAGGTCAGAGAAGGAATGCTCTTATGTAATGGATGTCTACACTTATCTTAATATATGGTAATGATTTACCTGATACACACTTTAGCTCCAATAGATTGGCAAAGGTCTCTTCGAGTAAGCCACGACTGTAGAGGGTATAAAGGACGAATTTTCCAATGGGTTTGCTATTGACTGAATAATAGGTACGAAAATTAGTAAGATTGATACCAAATATTGAATGTACTTACCTCTGGTAACCAAACGGTAGCAGCCATCCTGCAGATAAACGTTTTTTAAGCTGACCAAGAAAGAGTTTTGGTTGTTAATTTTGTAGTCTCTTTCGATGGTGGAaagcagctccagcttcaTTAAGGGCACAAATATCCTGCAAAACGTATTTAAGAGTAAAAAGTGTAGAAATTGAAGACTTCCATCAAACTCACTCTCTGTAGTTCTTGAAACTATCAAATTCAGGCGGAATTGGCATTAGGACATCCTGCTCCGCAACCCCATCTACGGTGCCATGCTTTAGCCATTGGTTAGCCCACTTGAGAATGCTCCGCGAGTGCTGCCGTATGTCATTCACCGGTTTATTCTTTTTTCTAATCCATTCGCGGCGATCGCGGTAGGAGCTGAGGAAGAGTTTCATGCACTCCTTGCGTCCCTGAACCTGAGAGCTGGCTCCCTTGACCCTTTCGATGTAGTGTACTTTGACATCATCGTTGAAGTGCACCTTACGGAGTTTCATTTTCATCTTCTTTGAGTCTTCGGCTTTTTGATGGTAAAGCTCCATTTCGGCAAAGGTTACTTTGTTACAGGTGCGCTGATTCCTCGCCCGCTCCGCTGCCTTACGTTCCACTGGACGAGAGCAATGTGGCTGCGGATAATTAACTGCTTTATCAGCTGCTTGGAGCTGCTGCGAGAATGTTTCGGTAATGGGTGGTGGTTTAGGAACTGGTTTCTTTTCCGGTGGTTTAGCGTTATCCGTCTTTGATACTTTTGGAGCTGGACCCTCCACTCCTTTGGTTAGAAATCCGCCACGATTGGTGTTTTGAACGGTTGGAACACTTGTGGAATGCTTTCTCTTATTGGTGCTTGTGCTATTATTACTTTCCTTCGGCTTGTCATTCAGCTTCTTGAGGGCTTCGCGGCGGCACTCCTTTACCTTTTCGTCTTCTTTTTTCTTGTCTTTGGGTTTTTGCTTCCACTTAGCGTTCATTTCAGCTTGATAGTCAATAAAACGCTGGCGATCTATCACCTTATCTTTACTTTTCCCCTCTGCCGAAACCCCTCGCAGCTTGCCGCGATTCTTTGGCAAGGATGGAGCCTCAATCACAGATGGGC from Drosophila yakuba strain Tai18E2 chromosome 3L, Prin_Dyak_Tai18E2_2.1, whole genome shotgun sequence carries:
- the LOC6533407 gene encoding uncharacterized protein LOC6533407 isoform X1, which codes for MSSVWYLEHVTTGARLILHNGTNLVGRHSRCRIILGGQYQFVSREHANIIVSEKGVEVQSLHPLNGLFINGGKLGDKINRLAVAEGSTISLGVTGISLNEITGIHAIFTLKKKEPVVEEIVLSSDDDDTTPLPPVRSPSGNQPTEFNLKQQLPNFAIEKDTGKEEAEELPSSTSLHLPKLTEVKQEIVKHTSEEIQNIFGDPNQAILDSVLELNPYLYNKLSNKAASNVITHKKIHDGDCIELDTDADKRSISEPQENIDPAQSDMQAVKGNPPPAQEVDDEEEYDESFAMSQAVLREMKAEMAVSDGEEDFFLQTNDLGNLAEGSPSKQAYDDIVYISDSDDEELYDKVADWSKLLSQKVVPDVIEMSQTYPVEDEEEDADSELDIGAKHPKMAMRISSSSDDDTANEGIAPQTEQKGCHSKTRSLNDHVVGQADSTTPDPPAVRKLSVLLKNDKTTGSISSAADVEKQDNANDTVNNNIEVKLNSNLKSCLKIPTMISVDNKEKLAETKKGSIRQRRQTVSSRNELPDISAPKMETKKSSTRKRIVSFTSRDELATTSKDFKDALNNKVEPPKKQLRSRSKSCYMDRPAELDEMPLKKNIEGVDNNLEELIVTLEAPEKLTTPTKTKSERKTTQTRGRRKTIHSREEIIAEAEENKPILPTKQTIEEIRIPTKSPLKRSPRLLNRSKSCYTDRPVITESDDPTKKGIKGISPTKGDTTGKVQNSNETRLTRGPSVIEAPSLPKNRGKLRGVSAEGKSKDKVIDRQRFIDYQAEMNAKWKQKPKDKKKEDEKVKECRREALKKLNDKPKESNNSTSTNKRKHSTSVPTVQNTNRGGFLTKGVEGPAPKVSKTDNAKPPEKKPVPKPPPITETFSQQLQAADKAVNYPQPHCSRPVERKAAERARNQRTCNKVTFAEMELYHQKAEDSKKMKMKLRKVHFNDDVKVHYIERVKGASSQVQGRKECMKLFLSSYRDRREWIRKKNKPVNDIRQHSRSILKWANQWLKHGTVDGVAEQDVLMPIPPEFDSFKNYREIFVPLMKLELLSTIERDYKINNQNSFLVSLKNVYLQDGCYRLVTRVNSKPIGKFVLYTLYSRGLLEETFANLLELKCVSEHSFSDLSGNVFDLTFEILKQDISEEMMKSVKQLTARPVVDSLRVELGALSAVHQLPSSPLCRRILKPTQAVNEVSLPKQPFTFKGCHKMNEHQENIVLRIYQRIIDDLQPSLTLIQGPPGTGKSKVISELCLQTLYGNAAKTLDRKILICAHSNTAVDHIVGLLGRVLRVMSRDRFQLLRFGMHEKMSPYSRPFSLEAHFKKAKDQKLQRLSPENTEILKKQHNDLKAEIQQLKQKANLTSTYLLQQLQQKERQLQLITDQLNPPLTQREEFEISQICVARANIICTTLSSCVKLANYVDFFDICIVDEATQCTEPWTLLPMRFGLTHMVLVGDTQQLPAVVLSKKAIDFGLSNSMFDRIQRSLQTQLDKPGSNQLMHTKLFKLSMQYRMHPEICRWPNQYFYEDQLINAECTARFASPLIPYCVINLKYTQDNSGAQNKSISNDEEARFVAKLLTEMDKHMPSQQFSYGLISPYQNQCYALSQVIPSHMNLTPQTVDSYQGLEKDVIIISNARTRGCGFLTNYQRLNVALTRPRRCLVICGNFDDLKSVEMWRNLLDDARSRKVYFDMEREDVDDLQRSLMKKMMVKTIHLI
- the LOC6533407 gene encoding uncharacterized protein LOC6533407 isoform X2; the protein is MSSVWYLEHVTTGARLILHNGTNLVGRHSRCRIILGGQYQFVSREHANIIVSEKGVEVQSLHPLNGLFINGGKLGDKINRLAVAEGSTISLGVTGISLNEITGIHAIFTLKKKEPVVEEIVLSSDDDDTTPLPPVRSPSGNQPTEFNLKQQLPNFAIEKDTGKEEAEELPSSTSLHLPKLTEVKQEIVKHTSEEIQNIFGDPNQAILDSVLELNPYLYNKLSNKAASNVITHKKIHDGDCIELDTDADKRSISEPQENIDPAQSDMQAVKGNPPPAQEVDDEEEYDESFAMSQAVLREMKAEMAVSDGEEDFFLQTNDLGNLAEGSPSKQAYDDIVYISDSDDEELYDKVADWSKLLSQKVVPDVIEMSQTYPVEDEEEDADSELDIGAKHPKMAMRISSSSDDDTANEGIAPQTEQKGCHSKTRSLNDHVVGQADSTTPDPPAVRKLSVLLKNDKTTGSISSAADVEKQDNANDTVNNNIEVKLNSNLKSCLKIPTMISVDNKEKLAETKKGSIRQRRQTVSSRNELPDISAPKMETKKSSTRKRIVSFTSRDELATTSKDFKDALNNKVEPPKKQLRSRSKSCYMDRPAELDEMPLKKNIEGVDNNLEELIVTLEAPEKLTTPTKTKSERKTTQTRGRRKTIHSREEIIAEAEENKPILPTKQTIEEIRIPTKSPLKRSPRLLNRSKSCYTDRPVITESDDPTKKGIKGISPTKGDTTGKVQNSNETRLTRGPSVIEAPSLPKNRGKLRGVSAEGKSKDKVIDRQRFIDYQAEMNAKWKQKPKDKKKEDEKVKECRREALKKLNDKPKESNNSTSTNKRKHSTSVPTVQNTNRGGFLTKGVEGPAPKVSKTDNAKPPEKKPVPKPPPITETFSQQLQAADKAVNYPQPHCSRPVERKAAERARNQRTCNKVTFAEMELYHQKAEDSKKMKMKLRKVHFNDDVKVHYIERVKGASSQVQGRKECMKLFLSSYRDRREWIRKKNKPVNDIRQHSRSILKWANQWLKHGTVDGVAEQDVLMPIPPEFDSFKNYREIFVPLMKLELLSTIERDYKINNQNSFLVSLKNVYLQDGCYRLVTRVNSKPIGKFVLYTLYSRGLLEETFANLLELKCVSGNVFDLTFEILKQDISEEMMKSVKQLTARPVVDSLRVELGALSAVHQLPSSPLCRRILKPTQAVNEVSLPKQPFTFKGCHKMNEHQENIVLRIYQRIIDDLQPSLTLIQGPPGTGKSKVISELCLQTLYGNAAKTLDRKILICAHSNTAVDHIVGLLGRVLRVMSRDRFQLLRFGMHEKMSPYSRPFSLEAHFKKAKDQKLQRLSPENTEILKKQHNDLKAEIQQLKQKANLTSTYLLQQLQQKERQLQLITDQLNPPLTQREEFEISQICVARANIICTTLSSCVKLANYVDFFDICIVDEATQCTEPWTLLPMRFGLTHMVLVGDTQQLPAVVLSKKAIDFGLSNSMFDRIQRSLQTQLDKPGSNQLMHTKLFKLSMQYRMHPEICRWPNQYFYEDQLINAECTARFASPLIPYCVINLKYTQDNSGAQNKSISNDEEARFVAKLLTEMDKHMPSQQFSYGLISPYQNQCYALSQVIPSHMNLTPQTVDSYQGLEKDVIIISNARTRGCGFLTNYQRLNVALTRPRRCLVICGNFDDLKSVEMWRNLLDDARSRKVYFDMEREDVDDLQRSLMKKMMVKTIHLI